A region of uncultured Desulfobacter sp. DNA encodes the following proteins:
- a CDS encoding biopolymer transporter ExbD, translating into MLNISASRRAAKKSLELNIAPLIDMVFILLIFFLVTTSFVKETGVDISRPTASTAVAKTKSTILIGITQDNTIHLDRREIDIRAVRSGVERAMAENPEACVVIVADKESKTGIVISVMDACKLAGAENVAIAASRPEGE; encoded by the coding sequence ATGCTGAATATATCCGCGTCCAGGCGGGCCGCAAAAAAGAGCCTTGAACTCAATATCGCGCCTTTGATCGATATGGTGTTCATCCTTCTGATCTTTTTTCTGGTCACCACCTCCTTTGTCAAGGAGACCGGCGTGGACATCTCCCGGCCCACGGCCAGTACGGCTGTAGCCAAAACCAAATCCACCATTCTCATCGGCATCACCCAAGACAATACCATTCATCTTGACCGCAGGGAAATCGATATCCGGGCCGTGCGCTCGGGTGTTGAGCGGGCCATGGCGGAAAATCCCGAAGCCTGCGTGGTGATTGTGGCGGACAAGGAGAGCAAAACCGGTATAGTGATCTCGGTCATGGATGCCTGCAAACTGGCCGGGGCGGAAAACGTGGCCATTGCCGCAAGCCGGCCGGAGGGTGAATAA
- a CDS encoding MotA/TolQ/ExbB proton channel family protein — protein sequence MIPAKHISIHLRKVKLLISLVVAAAAVGLAAPAPKALAADMRKSYADLEQKREAMAAEAAKELAAARAEAREEAQSIKNDKEALVSAIAALKARNGVLQAANETLKEKTDALAKEQAELQSTLEESRMVNKELAGFVRTGAKDLNSLLVQSPQSAFDKNRNSFLGPVINQERFWSMDDIRGMSDILFDEILASGEVCLRRGMVVDRQGKDRTARILSIGNFTSLYVLNDDAGRKSETGFLLYSDQSSRFFALSRLPSTKLADQIDDYIAGQSDCVPVDISKGGALRRFTHELNLMDQIPKGGPLVWPILALLAVAVFILLERGVFFFRHQIRIEPFMAKLSPLLESGNFQACRDLLQGNKNGFIPRVLLKALPAREQSRIDMENILQEAILAEIPAIERFLSTLGMLAAIAPLMGLLGTVTGMINTFHVITYYGAGDPRMMSGGISEALVTTMLGLTVAIPIMLFHTLLARQVETQISTMEEKAVAFVNMVFKARNGCRSAAMDDQKSRD from the coding sequence ATGATACCGGCGAAACACATCTCCATTCATTTAAGGAAAGTAAAATTACTGATCAGCCTGGTCGTGGCCGCGGCAGCCGTCGGCCTGGCGGCCCCTGCCCCCAAAGCCCTGGCAGCTGATATGCGCAAGTCCTATGCGGATCTTGAACAAAAACGGGAAGCCATGGCTGCTGAAGCGGCAAAAGAACTGGCAGCCGCCAGGGCCGAGGCCCGGGAAGAGGCCCAGTCCATAAAAAATGATAAAGAGGCCCTTGTCTCGGCCATTGCAGCCCTGAAAGCCCGGAACGGCGTTCTTCAGGCCGCCAATGAAACCCTCAAGGAAAAAACGGATGCCCTGGCCAAGGAACAGGCCGAATTGCAGAGCACCCTTGAAGAGTCCAGAATGGTAAACAAGGAACTGGCAGGCTTTGTGAGAACAGGGGCCAAGGATCTCAACAGCCTTCTGGTTCAAAGCCCCCAAAGCGCCTTTGACAAAAACCGGAACAGTTTTCTTGGACCCGTCATCAACCAGGAGCGGTTCTGGTCCATGGACGACATCCGCGGGATGTCCGATATCCTGTTTGACGAAATCCTGGCGTCGGGGGAGGTCTGCCTGCGCCGGGGCATGGTGGTGGACCGCCAGGGAAAGGACAGAACCGCCCGGATTTTGAGCATCGGCAATTTCACCTCCCTTTACGTACTCAATGATGATGCAGGCCGCAAATCGGAAACCGGTTTTCTGCTCTATTCGGATCAAAGCAGCCGGTTCTTTGCCCTGTCCAGACTGCCCTCAACGAAACTTGCGGACCAGATTGATGACTATATTGCAGGTCAAAGCGACTGTGTGCCTGTGGATATCTCCAAAGGCGGGGCTCTCAGGCGGTTTACCCACGAGTTGAACCTGATGGATCAGATACCCAAAGGCGGCCCCCTTGTCTGGCCCATCCTCGCTCTATTGGCAGTAGCCGTTTTTATCCTGCTGGAGCGTGGGGTTTTCTTTTTCCGGCATCAGATCCGCATTGAGCCGTTTATGGCGAAACTTTCGCCTTTACTTGAATCCGGAAACTTCCAGGCCTGCCGGGATCTGCTGCAAGGCAACAAAAACGGATTCATACCCCGGGTTCTGCTTAAAGCCCTGCCTGCCCGGGAGCAGAGCCGCATTGATATGGAAAATATACTCCAGGAAGCGATCCTGGCGGAAATCCCTGCCATTGAACGATTTCTCTCCACCCTGGGCATGCTGGCCGCCATTGCACCGCTCATGGGACTTCTGGGAACGGTGACCGGCATGATCAACACCTTCCATGTGATCACCTATTACGGGGCCGGAGACCCCAGAATGATGTCCGGCGGCATCTCCGAGGCCCTTGTCACCACCATGCTCGGATTGACCGTGGCCATTCCCATCATGCTGTTCCACACCCTTCTGGCCCGGCAGGTGGAGACCCAGATCAGCACCATGGAGGAAAAAGCCGTGGCCTTTGTCAACATGGTGTTCAAGGCAAGGAACGGCTGCCGGTCCGCCGCCATGGACGATCAAAAAAGCCGGGATTAA
- a CDS encoding radical SAM protein — protein MVNIACHICEQGCVLAEGKTGVCGMYEQKDGRIEERFADRYLLVCPISIETMPMLHYFPGGKFLQISTTGCNFNCPGCISAVIVREMPSDSKAFHTLTPEQIVEKAIEENCEGIAFLMNDPLASFPTFLGVAKLARSKGLKVGCSSNTYFTPKALDLLVPYLDFINIGMKGFTDKAYYACGASSGIAPVLRNIRALVCAGVHVEISSILMKDNARDLLDLAKFIAQLSPAIPLQVMRFIPFESADISQEPGVREAEAFCFELRKTLPFVYLFNTPGTTLLHTACPNCNHTVYKRNFHGPMGAKPYEVPEASLQDGLCPQCRQGLNMMGVSPQTPYQERDFQGGYPFTRALEMVEAMLIAMGVKEKSKLATAWESLLGKEGLKKLHHTIQTPYTYIQGLRHFGKIVQVPDAAEELAVYLEEKLLAIESGVASVTTSPLVYYTMAKPMFYLNYSRLENQLIETAGGTSVNKYLESGGRPGLSLTVEKLNELNPDIIFISAFISNSVTDFYQDCIELGIEVNAVKNRQIFTPPCPGWDFGSPRWILGLMYMANVLHPQIFDFNVMEEATYFYRKFYHMEFSPSRINRSFSKPDREWQWR, from the coding sequence ATGGTTAATATAGCTTGCCATATCTGTGAACAAGGATGCGTACTGGCCGAAGGGAAAACAGGAGTGTGCGGCATGTATGAACAAAAAGACGGACGCATTGAAGAGCGGTTCGCCGACCGGTATCTGCTTGTCTGTCCCATCTCCATTGAAACCATGCCCATGCTGCACTATTTTCCCGGGGGAAAATTCCTCCAGATCAGCACCACCGGCTGCAATTTCAACTGCCCGGGCTGTATTTCCGCTGTCATTGTCCGGGAGATGCCCTCGGACAGCAAGGCGTTTCACACCCTGACACCGGAACAGATCGTTGAAAAAGCGATTGAGGAAAACTGTGAGGGCATCGCGTTTTTAATGAATGATCCTCTGGCATCCTTTCCGACATTCCTGGGCGTGGCAAAACTGGCACGGTCCAAAGGGCTTAAGGTCGGCTGTTCTTCAAACACCTATTTTACCCCAAAGGCACTGGACCTGCTTGTGCCTTATCTGGATTTCATCAACATCGGCATGAAGGGATTTACAGACAAAGCCTATTACGCCTGTGGTGCGTCTTCCGGCATCGCCCCGGTTCTGCGCAATATCCGGGCACTGGTCTGTGCAGGGGTTCATGTGGAGATCTCGTCCATCCTGATGAAAGATAATGCCCGGGACCTGCTGGATCTGGCGAAATTTATTGCACAGCTGTCCCCTGCCATTCCATTGCAGGTGATGCGGTTCATTCCCTTTGAAAGTGCCGATATTTCACAGGAGCCCGGTGTGCGGGAAGCCGAAGCGTTCTGCTTTGAACTTCGCAAAACTCTTCCCTTTGTTTATCTTTTCAATACCCCCGGGACAACGCTTCTCCATACGGCCTGCCCCAATTGTAACCACACGGTGTATAAGCGCAACTTTCACGGCCCCATGGGTGCCAAACCCTATGAAGTGCCCGAGGCATCCCTGCAAGACGGATTGTGTCCCCAATGCCGGCAGGGTTTGAATATGATGGGTGTTTCTCCGCAAACCCCGTACCAGGAAAGAGACTTTCAAGGCGGATACCCCTTTACCCGGGCCCTGGAAATGGTGGAAGCCATGCTCATCGCCATGGGGGTGAAGGAAAAAAGCAAACTTGCAACGGCATGGGAGTCCCTGCTTGGAAAGGAGGGGTTGAAAAAACTGCATCATACCATCCAGACGCCTTACACCTATATCCAGGGGCTGCGCCATTTCGGAAAAATTGTCCAGGTCCCGGATGCCGCAGAAGAACTGGCCGTATACCTGGAAGAAAAACTTTTGGCCATTGAATCGGGGGTTGCATCGGTGACGACATCTCCTCTGGTCTATTACACCATGGCAAAGCCGATGTTTTACCTGAATTACAGCCGCTTGGAAAACCAGCTCATAGAAACGGCCGGCGGAACCAGTGTGAACAAATACCTTGAATCCGGGGGAAGGCCGGGCCTAAGTCTTACCGTTGAAAAACTTAACGAGCTGAATCCGGATATTATTTTTATTTCCGCGTTTATTTCCAACTCCGTGACTGATTTTTACCAGGATTGCATAGAGCTTGGTATTGAGGTCAATGCGGTAAAAAACCGTCAAATTTTTACCCCGCCCTGTCCGGGATGGGATTTTGGCAGTCCCCGCTGGATATTGGGACTGATGTACATGGCCAATGTACTGCATCCGCAAATTTTTGATTTCAATGTCATGGAAGAGGCAACATATTTTTACCGTAAATTTTATCACATGGAATTTTCACCATCCCGGATTAACCGCTCTTTCAGTAAACCGGACAGAGAATGGCAATGGAGATAA
- a CDS encoding DUF3450 domain-containing protein has product MGSPKNLRSQGNGKTWMKCAVIVSLLILPAWTGSGALAQVSVPKDIEAPVGNAVDTRQATQETREKWDAQRQALAEEYDRLKEENEQLAFANANLTQKRGDLEKSIQDLTREKEEAQRIRTELAPFLKELLNRLKSLVTSDIPFLSRERNDRLARLEVILDDPDITIAEKYRKMMEALFVEAEYGNTVEVYREKIVVDGAEVLADIFRMGRVALFFLALDRENAGIFDVAANQWHTLDKTRVPAIEAVVEMAAKHRPMEVVALPLGAIAPEGEDQK; this is encoded by the coding sequence ATGGGAAGCCCAAAGAATCTAAGATCCCAAGGTAATGGCAAAACATGGATGAAGTGCGCCGTCATTGTATCTCTGCTCATACTCCCGGCATGGACCGGATCTGGCGCCCTTGCCCAGGTATCGGTTCCAAAGGATATTGAAGCCCCGGTCGGCAATGCCGTGGATACCCGCCAGGCCACCCAGGAAACCAGGGAAAAATGGGATGCCCAGCGCCAGGCGCTTGCAGAGGAGTATGACCGCCTTAAAGAAGAAAATGAGCAACTTGCCTTTGCCAACGCCAATCTGACCCAAAAGCGTGGGGATCTGGAAAAATCAATTCAGGACCTGACCCGGGAAAAAGAAGAGGCCCAGCGGATCAGGACGGAACTGGCCCCATTCTTAAAAGAACTGCTTAACCGCCTGAAATCCCTTGTCACATCGGACATCCCGTTTTTATCCCGGGAGCGCAACGACCGTCTGGCCCGCCTGGAGGTGATCCTGGATGATCCTGATATCACCATCGCCGAAAAATACAGAAAAATGATGGAAGCCCTGTTTGTGGAAGCCGAATACGGCAACACGGTGGAGGTGTACCGGGAAAAAATTGTTGTGGACGGCGCAGAAGTCCTTGCGGACATTTTCCGCATGGGCCGGGTGGCGCTGTTCTTCCTGGCCCTGGACCGGGAAAACGCAGGAATTTTTGACGTAGCGGCAAATCAATGGCACACCCTGGACAAAACCCGTGTGCCGGCCATTGAGGCTGTGGTGGAGATGGCGGCCAAACACAGGCCCATGGAGGTGGTGGCCCTGCCCCTGGGCGCCATTGCGCCGGAAGGAGAAGATCAGAAATGA
- a CDS encoding MotA/TolQ/ExbB proton channel family protein: MDELFYQMTAYIRSGGVVMGPILCVSLVMWVLIFNRLFFLHRLYVKNMPRAMAGELVRGNLWPETKYKGANAFLVRAFLSRRSPVSDPELDERILDETVMALTASLDRYLALIGVLSAVAPLMGLLGTVVGMMETFDVITVFGTGNVRAMASGISVALVTTQTGLMISIPGLYMSGWLNRRASNLKHRIASTAMYLKPFIRNRSVSC, from the coding sequence ATGGACGAGCTTTTCTACCAGATGACCGCTTATATCCGTTCCGGCGGGGTGGTGATGGGGCCCATTTTGTGCGTCTCCCTTGTGATGTGGGTACTGATCTTCAACCGCCTGTTTTTTCTCCACCGCCTCTATGTGAAAAACATGCCCAGGGCCATGGCCGGGGAACTGGTCAGAGGAAACCTGTGGCCCGAAACAAAATATAAGGGTGCCAATGCCTTCCTGGTCCGGGCGTTTCTATCCCGGCGCAGCCCGGTATCCGACCCGGAACTTGACGAGCGGATTCTTGATGAAACGGTTATGGCCTTGACCGCCTCTTTGGACCGGTACCTGGCCCTGATCGGCGTGCTCTCTGCAGTGGCCCCCCTCATGGGTCTTCTGGGCACGGTGGTGGGCATGATGGAGACCTTTGATGTGATCACGGTCTTCGGCACGGGCAATGTCCGGGCCATGGCATCGGGGATCTCCGTGGCCCTTGTGACCACCCAGACGGGCCTTATGATCTCCATTCCCGGACTTTACATGAGCGGGTGGCTGAACAGGCGGGCCTCCAATCTGAAACACCGCATCGCCTCCACAGCCATGTATCTTAAACCCTTTATCCGCAACAGGAGTGTGTCATGCTGA
- a CDS encoding class I SAM-dependent methyltransferase: protein MDVSKYDHSARGKNAPLYAYYAKKIKDETGVVSGRCLDVGCGGGYLGLALAGITDLEFTFLDISAQMLEKADAHIIEDGLQNRARTLQGDVHQIPLPDQCMDLVISRGSIPFWENPGKALSEIYRLLAPHGKAFVGGGRGTPEMRKQFEKNMKKDGFSKPGGKKRRPGGPDDPWKIMKSRNFDQILKDVGITRFSAPIEEDGRWIRLWK, encoded by the coding sequence ATGGATGTTTCTAAATATGACCATAGCGCCAGGGGTAAAAACGCCCCCTTGTATGCGTACTACGCAAAGAAAATAAAAGATGAAACAGGTGTCGTGTCGGGCCGCTGCCTTGATGTGGGCTGCGGCGGCGGGTATCTTGGACTGGCCCTTGCCGGCATAACGGATCTTGAATTTACCTTTCTTGATATTTCAGCTCAAATGCTTGAAAAGGCAGACGCCCATATCATTGAAGACGGTCTTCAAAACAGGGCCAGAACCCTGCAGGGCGATGTCCACCAGATTCCTTTGCCGGACCAATGCATGGATCTGGTAATCAGCCGCGGATCAATTCCGTTCTGGGAAAATCCGGGCAAAGCGCTGTCGGAAATATACCGGTTGCTGGCACCCCATGGGAAAGCATTTGTCGGCGGCGGCAGGGGAACGCCTGAAATGCGCAAGCAGTTTGAAAAAAATATGAAAAAGGATGGTTTCTCAAAACCGGGAGGCAAAAAACGGCGCCCCGGTGGCCCGGACGATCCCTGGAAAATAATGAAAAGCCGTAACTTTGACCAAATTTTAAAGGATGTGGGAATTACCCGTTTTTCCGCCCCTATAGAAGAGGATGGTCGATGGATACGGTTATGGAAATAA